One segment of Caldivirga sp. DNA contains the following:
- a CDS encoding ion channel, with product MPIIQLNTYRLMKRIRRALRSLVMYVILMFILVLFLGALSIYLVEHGHNPSIRNFFDAVWFVMETITTVGYGDIVPQTTIGKVVDMVIMPVGIAVISILTASIATLLTERAMERASGVRPVSRGNHIIILGEPERAINLIKALIKLMEDSGKLIDIVYVSDLDKPPNLPKDVDFIRGNPTLKDTLIRAKVDKAAVLIILPQGDSDSADAKTLMEVIVARSINPSIYIIAELLNESNAEYVLKAGANETIAVGSLTTVAIATEAIYKGSLKAIMRLLRGNSEISVISSSEYAGLSFKDALIKVREREAGILIGILRNNEVLINPSDEFVIESSDELIVIKSVKALK from the coding sequence ATGCCTATTATACAATTGAACACGTATAGGCTAATGAAGAGAATCAGGAGGGCGTTAAGGAGCTTAGTAATGTACGTCATATTAATGTTTATACTAGTGCTATTCCTTGGGGCATTAAGTATTTACCTAGTTGAACATGGCCATAATCCCAGCATTAGGAATTTCTTTGATGCTGTCTGGTTCGTCATGGAGACCATAACCACTGTGGGTTATGGAGATATTGTTCCTCAAACCACCATAGGTAAGGTTGTGGATATGGTTATAATGCCGGTTGGTATAGCTGTAATAAGCATATTAACCGCGTCAATAGCCACGTTATTAACTGAAAGAGCTATGGAGAGAGCAAGCGGTGTTAGACCGGTTAGTAGAGGGAATCACATAATTATTTTAGGTGAACCAGAGAGGGCGATTAATTTAATTAAGGCTTTAATTAAACTAATGGAGGATTCAGGTAAACTAATTGATATAGTCTACGTTAGTGACCTAGATAAGCCTCCTAACTTACCTAAGGATGTCGACTTCATTAGAGGTAACCCAACGCTTAAGGATACGTTAATTCGAGCTAAGGTTGATAAGGCAGCAGTATTAATAATCCTACCCCAGGGGGACTCCGATTCAGCCGATGCTAAAACACTTATGGAAGTTATAGTGGCTAGAAGCATTAATCCAAGCATTTACATAATAGCTGAGCTTCTTAATGAGAGTAATGCAGAATATGTACTCAAGGCTGGAGCTAATGAGACTATTGCCGTAGGTTCATTAACAACAGTTGCCATAGCGACTGAAGCCATTTATAAGGGATCATTAAAGGCAATAATGAGGCTCCTTAGGGGAAATAGTGAAATTTCAGTAATAAGTTCAAGTGAATATGCCGGGTTAAGCTTTAAGGATGCGCTAATTAAGGTAAGAGAACGAGAAGCAGGGATACTCATCGGTATCTTAAGGAATAATGAAGTATTAATAAATCCTAGTGATGAATTCGTCATAGAATCAAGCGATGAATTAATAGTAATTAAATCAGTTAAGGCACTTAAATAA